Proteins encoded in a region of the Limanda limanda chromosome 17, fLimLim1.1, whole genome shotgun sequence genome:
- the dcaf7 gene encoding DDB1- and CUL4-associated factor 7: MSLHGKRKEIYKYEAPWTVYAMNWSVRPDKRFRLALGSFVEEYNNKVQLVGLEEESSEFVCRNTFDHPYPTTKIMWIPDTKGVYPDLLATSGDYLRIWRVSDTETRLECLLNNNKNSDFCAPLTSFDWNEVDPNLLGTSSIDTTCTIWGLETGQVLGRVNLVSGHVKTQLIAHDKEVYDIAFSRAGGGRDMFASVGADGSVRMFDLRHLEHSTIIYEDPQHHPLLRLCWNKQDPNYLATMAMDGMEVVILDVRVPCTPVARLNNHRACVNGIAWAPHSSCHICTAADDHQALIWDIQQMPRAIEDPILAYTAEGEINNVQWASTQPDWIAICYNNCLEILRV; encoded by the exons ATGTCGCTCCACGGTAAAAGAAAAGAGATCTACAAATACGAGGCGCCATGGACGGTGTACGCGATGAACTGGAGCGTCCGGCCCGACAAACGCTTCCGACTGGCACTCGGGAGCTTCGTGGAGGAATACAACAACAAG GTTCAGCTGGTGGGTCTGGAAGAGGAGAGCTCCGAGTTTGTGTGCAGGAACACGTTTGACCACCCGTACCCCACCACCAAGATCATGTGGATACCCGACACCAAGGGGGTTTACCCGGACCTGTTGGCCACCAGTGGGGACTACCTGCGCATCTGGAGG GTCAGCGACACAGAAACGCGTCTTGAATGTTTgctgaacaacaacaagaacTCAGACTTCTGTGCGCCCCTCACCTCTTTCGACTGGAATGAAGTGGATCCCAATCTGCTGG GCACTTCCAGCATCGACACCACCTGCACCATCTGGGGGCTGGAGACCGGTCAGGTGCTGGGGCGAGTGAACCTGGTCTCTGGACATGTGAAGACTCAGCTGATCGCTCATGACAAAGAG gtgtatGATATTGCGTTCAGCCGTGCAGGAGGCGGCCGAGACATGTTTGCCTCTGTAGGAGCTGACGGCTCCGTCCGCATGTTTGACCTCCGACACCTGGAACACAGCACCATCATCTATGAAGACCCCCAGCACCACCCGCTTCTCCGCCTGTGCTGGAACAAGCAGGACCCCAACTACCTGGCCACAATGGCCATGGACGGAATGGAG GTTGTCATCCTGGACGTACGTGTGCCTTGCACACCAGTGGCTCGGCTGAACAACCATCGGGCCTGTGTTAACGGCATCGCCTGGGCTCCCCACTCCTCGTGTCACATCTGCACTGCAG CTGATGACCACCAGGCCCTGATCTGGGATATCCAGCAGATGCCGCGGGCCATTGAGGATCCCATCCTGGCCTACACTGCTGAAGGGGAGATCAACAACGTGCAGTGGGCCTCCACACAGCCGGACTGGATCGCCATCTGCTACAACAACTGCCTGGAGATCCTGCGTGTCTAA
- the ccdc47 gene encoding PAT complex subunit CCDC47: MRSAYLLLIPTLLLLLALPVTRGRYQDDFDDGEDIVDFDDNDFAEFEDMNEEQAAEAETDPPPRVSQSSQPDEEEDEDEATVELEDGQDGFEDSETQDQDMYSKYDPEEFVGIGDEKTGHSMKDPLIIHTVPAHLQNSWESYYMEILMVTGLLAYIMNYIIGKNKNSRLAQAWFNSHRELLESNFALVGDDGTSKEAVSTGKLNQENEHIYNLWCSGRVCCEGMLIQLKFLKRQDLLNVLARMMRPAGDQVQIKVTLNDEDMDTFVFAVGTKKAMAKHQKEMQDLSEFCGDKPKSGIKYGLPDSLTILSEMGEVTDGVMDNKMVHYITNNADKIESIHFSDQFSGPKVMQEEGQPLKLPETKKTLLFTFNVPGMGNTSPKDMDSLLPLMNMVIYSIDKVKKLRLNREGKQKADRNRARVEENFLKQTHAQRQEAAQTRREEKKRAEKERIMAEEDPERQRRLEEAAQRRDQKKIEKKQMKMKQIKVKAM, from the exons ATGCGAAGTGCATATCTCCTCCTGATACCCACGCTGCTCCTCCTTCTGGCTCTTCCTGTCACAAGAGGGCGTTACCAGGATGACTTTGACGATGGCGAGGACATAGTGGACTTTGATGACAATGACTTTGCTGAGTTTGAGGACATGAATGAGGAGCAGGCAGCTGAGGCCGAAACTGACCCTCCGCCTAGAGTCTCACAGTCCTCGCAgcctgatgaggaggaggatgaagatgaagccaCCGTGGAACTCGAGGATGGCCAGGATGGCTTTGAGGACTCTGAGACGCAG GATCAAGACATGTACAGCAAGTATGACCCAGAAGAGTTCGTGGGTATTGGAGACGAGAAGACTGGCCACTCCATGAAGGACCCTCTTATAATCCACACA GTTCCTGCACATCTGCAGAACAGCTGGGAGAGTTATTACATGGAGATCCTGATGGTGACCGGCCTGCTGGCCTACATCATGAACTATATCATCGGCAAGAATAAAAACAGCCGCCTCGCGCAGGCATGGTTCAACTCACACAGAGAACTTCTAGAGAGTAACTTTGCACTAGTGG GTGATGATGGCACCAGTAAAGAAGCAGTGAGCACCGGGAAGCTGAATCAGGAAAATGAACACATCTACAACCTGTGGTGCTCAGGACGGGTTTGCTGTGAAGGCATGCTGATCCAACTCAAG TTTCTTAAGAGGCAGGACCTGCTCAATGTTCTGGCCAGGATGATGAGGCCTGCCGGTGACCAAGTA CAAATAAAAGTGACTCTTAATGATGAGGACATGGACacttttgtgtttgctgtgggcACGAAGAAGGCAATGGCAAAACATCAGAAGGAGATGCAGGACTTG AGTGAGTTCTGCGGTGACAAGCCCAAGTCTGGGATCAAGTATGGTCTCCCGGACTCCCTCACTATACTTAGTGAGATGGGTGAGGTCACAGATGGAGTGATGGACAACAAG atgGTGCATTACATCACCAACAATGCTGACAAGATCGAGTCCATCCATTTCTCGGACCAATTTTCAGGTCCAAAGGTTATGCAAGA ggagGGTCAGCCATTAAAGCTGCCAGAGACCAAGAAGACGCTGTTGTTTACATTTAATG TGCCTGGTATGGGCAACACCTCTCCCAAAGACATGgactctctgcttcctctcatgAACATGGTGATCTACAGCATCGATAAAGTCAAGAAACTCAGACTCAACAGGGAG GGAAAACAGAAAGCTGACAGGAACCGTGCCCGGGTGGAGGAGAACTTTCTGAAGCAGACTCACGCTCAGCGCCAGGAGGCAGCTCAGACTCGccgggaggagaagaagagagctGAGAAGGAGAGAATCATGGCTGAGGAGGACCCTGAGAGACAACGTCGTCTGGAG GAAGCAGCCCAGCGACGTGATCAGAAGAAGATTGAGAAGAagcagatgaagatgaagcagATCAAAGTAAAGGCCATGTGA